The genomic region CGGCAAGATGCAGCAGAAACTCCTCGGCCGTCAGGGAGGGATAGACGCCGAACTCCTGCGGCAGATAACCCAGTACCTTCCTCAAAGACACCGGATCGCGGGCAACATCGATACCGTCGAACACGACCGAACCTTCGTCGGCGTCCTGCAGAGTTGCGATCGTTCGCATCAAGGTGGACTTTCCCGCGCCGTTTTCTCCAAGAAGACCGAACATACCCTTGCCGATCGTCAGACTTACATTTTGCATCGCCTTGACACCATTGGGATAGGTTTTCGAAAGATTTTTTATCTCCAGTTTCATCGTTTCACTGTTTAGAATTCATAAAAAAGCCGTTCTCCCCGCCGCAAACAGGAAGCGGGGAGATATAGCTATCCAGCCGCACACAGGCGGATCTCACCAGCTGGCTTCCACGCCTATACCCAGACGGCAAGGCGTACTGACACTCCCAGCACGTCCGGGCATACCGATATAGCCTGCTATATTCGTCATATTCAGTTCATAAAAATCGTCGAGCAGATTGGTGCCCCAGACATAAACGGACCAGTTATCTTTACGGTATCCGGCCTTCGCATCGAGAACGTGTCTTCTGGAAAGCCTGGTGACTTCCTCGTCATTGAGCACGCTATAGCTTTCATCAACCCACCGGAACGTGCCTCCGGCGAAAAACCCGCTGCTGTGATTGTAGTTCGCACCGACGGCAACGGTCCAGTCCGGAGAGTTCGGCAGAGACCTGCCGGTGAGGTCTTCACCGTAGAGTTCAAATTCCTTGAATTCGGAACTGGTATGACCGAGGGCGAGAAAGGTTTCGAGGGCATCGGTCACTACCGCTCTTGCTTCAACCTCGAATCCCTTGATCTCGGTTTTTCCTGCATTGGCGGTCAGTTCGTCGAAACCGGGGAAGCCGCCCGCCGGAAGATAGGGCACCTGCATATCCTGCCAGTCGATGAAAAAGATATTGCCGTTGAGCGTCAGCCTATCATCCAGAAGAACGGAGCGGAAAAACAGCTCATAGGTGTTAGCGATCTCTTCATCGTACTCCTCGACAATCTGTAAAAACGGCGCCACGGCGATTCCGCCTGATCGGTATCCCTTGGCGTATTTCAGACCCGCGCTGACATCATCGGTAAATTTAACCGTAAGACTTGCCGAAGGCAGAAACTGATCGTAATCGGCATCAGCTTCCACAGAGCCTTCCCTTTCCTCATATGGGGCAAACGGATCCGTCGAGAACGGCGGAGGGCCATAATAGTAGAAACTGCTGTTGTTTTTCCGGTTTTCGGTGTTGTACCGCAAACCTGCATTCAGGGTGAGGTTATCAAAAATGTCATAGTCGGCATTTGCATAGAGCGCCGCAACGGTTACCTCCTCACCAAGATCAAATATCGATGAGAAGAAACCGTCAGCGTCATAGACCGTAAGAACATCGGCTTTCGAGTAATACCCGCCCAGGAGACCCCGAAACCTGTCCCCCTCATAATGCAGCCGCAGATCCTGGCTGAATTGACTTTCATCAAAATCGCCGTTGATCCAGAGCAGGTCGGGCGCCATTTGATCACCGTCATATGTATAACCGGTGATTTTGAGATCGGAATAGCCTGTAACGGCCGCAATCCTCCAGTTATTGTCGAGACGGAAATCGGATTCAAGCGCCGTAAACCATGATTCCTGTGGAACATATCCTGGCCAGGTCTCCTCGTTCAATCTGTCTTCGAGATCGTACATGCCGAATTCCATCGCCCTGGGCTGAGTGTTTGTTTCCGAATCGAAATAGATGCCTGTCAGGTTGAAGGAAATATCTTCGTTGCCCAATGGGCGATAAAGCAGTTGCAGGCGAGCTGTTTTTTCATCGATCAATGCGATGTCGTCCGCACCGGTTATCGGATTGACGATGCCTCCATCGCTGTTACGTGTCTCGAGGGCGATCCTTGCAGCGAGCACATCCTCTTCAATGGGGACATTTTGATAGAGCGCGAGGTTCCAGGTATCGAGCTCGCCATACTCGGCACGGAATCCACCGTCAAAAGTAAAATCGGGACGGTTGTAATTGAAAAAGACCGCACCGGCCAGGGAATTCTTTCCCTGCAAGGTGGACTGCGGTCCCCGGAGTACCTCGACAGAACGGACATCCCATGTAGACGGCTTTATGTACTGGCTCAGCAATCCGCCCAACGCTACCTGA from Prosthecochloris marina harbors:
- a CDS encoding TonB-dependent receptor, with product MFVTVVKKGLAYCLIAQVVFAGIVRAENEMPGTAAEADSLTSTVAETPEIIPQHLMKGIEVVGDKVGRDIQDLPTSAAVIDESRMKDEPIATIDDVLNRVANVNSEGMAAMGGLFSIRGINQGSIFASFDATNQLAAVYLNQVALGGLLSQYIKPSTWDVRSVEVLRGPQSTLQGKNSLAGAVFFNYNRPDFTFDGGFRAEYGELDTWNLALYQNVPIEEDVLAARIALETRNSDGGIVNPITGADDIALIDEKTARLQLLYRPLGNEDISFNLTGIYFDSETNTQPRAMEFGMYDLEDRLNEETWPGYVPQESWFTALESDFRLDNNWRIAAVTGYSDLKITGYTYDGDQMAPDLLWINGDFDESQFSQDLRLHYEGDRFRGLLGGYYSKADVLTVYDADGFFSSIFDLGEEVTVAALYANADYDIFDNLTLNAGLRYNTENRKNNSSFYYYGPPPFSTDPFAPYEEREGSVEADADYDQFLPSASLTVKFTDDVSAGLKYAKGYRSGGIAVAPFLQIVEEYDEEIANTYELFFRSVLLDDRLTLNGNIFFIDWQDMQVPYLPAGGFPGFDELTANAGKTEIKGFEVEARAVVTDALETFLALGHTSSEFKEFELYGEDLTGRSLPNSPDWTVAVGANYNHSSGFFAGGTFRWVDESYSVLNDEEVTRLSRRHVLDAKAGYRKDNWSVYVWGTNLLDDFYELNMTNIAGYIGMPGRAGSVSTPCRLGIGVEASW